In the genome of Phlebotomus papatasi isolate M1 chromosome 2, Ppap_2.1, whole genome shotgun sequence, one region contains:
- the LOC129801868 gene encoding 28S ribosomal protein S22, mitochondrial gives MFSLRDFSKVPHLSQKISVIVLNSTLRCSTSSRSLQYLSYDRDPAPEFFNGKIQKLLKSLTRLDLDKVYRRRTVSRNAVEYKFMTTEQVQQEIENSLRKARKLLQMPPVVQMRDPEYRVLSKDEGLANYTDSDIIFTDISHGLSDFERKIVIRKVDGTLETAPQDVRKRLNQIYFPTEGRKIRTPKMFEPEYLKRCLEEQKYEFILDRLTVQYEPYEKEFHDISSQVYLHVNESKEFHQLRSTRHFGPMAFFLAWHRITDNLLFDTIKRDFLLNGVEIIELQCLLNNVQLPAEALFEQLRRLSGQNERKLTHLSVEGGSNEQSLKRQIESKLGKSEEDLEVDSVCLEILKEFVKSHSQKKAQLELALQTHEEAIREKKRILNGLKTAHGIN, from the exons ATGTTTTCACTACGAgatttttcaaaagtgccccatttaTCCCAGAAAATCAGTGTGATTGTCTTGAATAGCACTCTCAGATGTAGCACCAGTAGCCGGAGTCTCCAATATCTCAGTTATG ATCGAGATCCTGCCCCAGAGTTTTTCAAtggaaaaatccaaaaattgctAAAATCCCTGACAAGATTGGACCTAGATAAGGTGTACAGGAGACGAACTGTAAGTAGAAATGCTGTTGAGTACAAATTCATGACAACAGAGCAGGTGCAGCAAGAGATTGAAAATAGTCTCCGGAAAGCCAGGAAGTTGCTCCAAATGCCGCCTGTTGTACAGATGAGAGATCCGGAATATAGAGTATTGTCAAAGGACGAAGGTTTGGCCAACTATACAGACTCTGATATAATTTTCACGGATATTTCGCACGGTTTGAGTGATTTTGAACGAAAAATCGTTATCCGGAAAGTTGATGGGACTCTAGAGACGGCTCCACAGGATGTCAGGAAGCGCTTGAATCAGATTTACTTTCCCACAGAGGGCCGAAAGATCCGTACGCCGAAGATGTTTGAGCCTGAGTATCTCAAAAGGTGTCTGGAAGAGCAAAAGTACGAATTCATCCTGGACAGACTCACAGTTCAGTATGAACCGTACGAGAAAGAATTCCACGATATATCAAGTCAGGTGTATCTGCATGTGAATGAGTCTAAGGAGTTCCATCAACTTCGATCAACGAGACATTTTGGTCCAATGGCATTTTTCTTGGCATGGCATCGAATTACAGATAATCTTCTTTTTGATACGATTAAGAGGGACTTTTTGCTAAATGGAGTTGAGATCATTGAACTTCAGTGTCTCTTGAACAATGTTCAACTCCCGGCTGAGGCATTATTTGAGCAGCTTAGGAGATTGAGTGGACAGAATGAGAGGAAACTCACTCATTTGTCGGTGGAGGGAGGAAGCAATGAACAATCCCTGAAGCGTCAAATTGAGAGCAAATTGGGCAAGTCAGAGGAAGATCTGGAGGTGGATTCTGTGTGCCTGGAGATTCTCAAGGAGTTTGTCAAGAGTCATTCGCAAAAGAAGGCACAACTTGAGCTGGCACTCCAAACGCACGAAGAGGCCATTAGAGAAAAGAAGCGCATTCTCAATGGACTCAAAACCGCCCACGGAATTAATTAG
- the LOC129801866 gene encoding DENN domain-containing protein 2B-like isoform X2, with amino-acid sequence MSGQVGTTRVQLMCTKFENLLKEEHQSRQTIPKVAPKGGQRPLLQRSATAFTLRRVDSAEKLSGSESASKRIKRSPAFREKLQARSRISSFPVPGVSAESRLEHSDTVLRALKHPLPKGPPPKKPPRTFEASGLITRTRNSPATEHIYMEPFEHLRSHSEGTESSTASTASSREFRESPTKPELHYLCTDVTGLQEEGSFEKIYDQVGEIVTVAFDKSVSDANITLLPPEGDSTERISGTRKEPSTNLSRSCTEKRREYVRRTSTLYGTLHRRESVDSSQKFTSQIPDLFRMCLLVEFNSITNTAHIKSHFPPDSVIPRNVEQLVFPCGAKQSERRTRDGQDYSLILTNDDGERLYGYCRRILPENSEILLPMAYCLLTDTKAPGFYFKLLKEIESRHGQTKSQFTRMLQDLMELKLPPPGQVLNLKLSTPANNNSVQKNHGISQDFSCISTASFLNTDMVFLRRPSDVRLESSDLWLLHRTLGSELLLHVFGTLLLERKVVLFSESISLVASCILALAEILYPFQWQYTLITVVPHRLLEICQAPFPILVGSVCEVDEMVIDDGIVVNLDAKRMTQCCGDEMTLIPAKLRNSLLVSLEMYNALNEDKFLLSVLIAEAFLRFFIEIFEHFLPEVPFNKEKLINSHPNPSVQIFLEWFVETAMFHNFVKMRLASGHQKFYKIFEARLLEKGQGDRRKMVQNLGGLSPFGKKTKTLKERFREFFDA; translated from the exons ATGTCCGGACAAGTGGGTACAACGAGGGTTCAGTTGATGTGTACAAAGTTTGAGAATTTGCTGAAGGAGGAGCACCAGAGTCGCCAAACCATCCCCAAGGTAGCCCCGAAGGGTGGTCAAAGACCCCTACTCCAGCGTTCAGCCACCGCCTTCACCCTCAGGCGGGTGGACAGTGCAGAAAAATTGAGTGGAAGTGAAAGTGCTTCCAAGAGGATCAAAAGGAGTCCGGCTTTCCGGGAAAAACTCCAAGCTAGGAGTAGGATATCCTCATTTCCTGTGCCTGGGGTGTCTGCGGAGTCTCGCTTGGAGCACAGTGACACAGTTCTGAGAGCTCTGAAGCACCCACTGCCCAAGGGGCCACCTCCAAAGAAGCCCCCAAGGACTTTTGAAGCTTCTGGACTTATCACACGTACCAGGAACTCACCAGCGACTGAACACATCTACATGGAGCCCTTTGAACACCTAAGGAGTCACTCTGAGGGCACAGAGTCTTCAACAGCCTCCACAGCCAGTAGCAGGGAATTCCGGGAGTCTCCGACAAAGCCTGAACTACACTATCTCTGTACAGACGTCACAGGACTCCAGGAAGAGGGATCTTTTGAGAAGATCTATGACCAG GTGGGGGAAATTGTGACTGTGGCTTTTGATAAATCCGTGTCTGATGCCAATATAACTCTCCTGCCGCCGGAAGGTGATTCCACCGAGAGGATTAGTGGTACGAGAAAGGAACCAAGTACAAATCTGTCGAGATCTTGCACGGAGAAGCGACGGGAATACGTTAGGAGGACATCAACGCTCTATGGAACGCTCCATCGAAGGGAATCTGTTGATTCAAGTCAAAAATTCACCAGTCAGATTCCAGATCTCTTCAGGATGTGCCTTTTGGTAGAGTTTAATTCAATCACAAATACTGCCCACATTAAGAGTCACTTCCCGCCAGACTCAGTGATTCCTCGGAATGTTGAGCAATTGGTATTTCCCTGTGGGGCTAAGCAGAGCGAGAGGAGGACAAGGGATGGCCAGGATTATTCATTGATCCTGACAAATGATGATGGAGAGAGATTGTATGGCTACTGTCGACGGATTTTGCCGGAAAACAGTGAAATTCTCCTGCCAATGGCTTATTGTCTTCTAACGGATACTAAAGCTCCTGGTTTCTATTTTAAACTCCTTAAAGAGATTGAATCACGCCATGGACAGACAAAATCTCAATTTACGAGGATGCTGCAGGATTTGATGGAGCTGAAACTTCCTCCACCTGGGCAGGTGTTGAACCTCAAACTCTCCACGCCTGCCAATAATAATTCTGTTCAGAAAAATCATGGAATCTCACAGGATTTCTCGTGTATCTCAACAGCGAGTTTCCTCAATACAGACATGGTCTTCCTGAGGCGTCCGTCGGATGTACGTCTCGAAAGTAGTGATCTCTGGCTCCTCCATCGAACTCTGGGCTCTGAACTACTTCTCCATGTCTTCGGGACACTTTTGCTGGAAAGGAAAGTGGTGCTATTCAGTGAGAGTATTTCCCTGGTGGCTTCGTGCATTCTGGCTCTGGCAGAAATTCTCTATCCCTTCCAGTGGCAATATACCCTCATTACAGTGGTACCCCATCGACTTCTGGAGATCTGTCAGGCTCCCTTTCCCATTCTCGTGGGCAGTGTTTGCGAAGTGGATGAGATGGTGATTGATGATGGAATTGTTGTCAATCTCGATGCCAAAAGAATGACCCAGTGTTGCGGAGATGAGATGACACTCATTCCTGCCAAACTCAGAAATTCTCTGCTAGTTTCCCTGGAGATGTACAATGCCCTCAATGAGGACAAATTTCTTCTCAGTGTCTTAATTGCTGAAGCTTTTTTGAGATTCTTCATTGAGATCTTTGAACATTTTTTGCCCGAAGTGCCCTTCAACAAGGAAAAACTCATCAATTCCCACCCAAATCCATCTGTTCAGATCTTCCTGGAATGGTTCGTGGAGACAGCCATGTTtcacaattttgtcaaaatgcgTTTGGCAAGTGGTCAtcaaaaattctacaaaattttCGAGGCTCGCCTATTGGAAAAGGGTCAAGGTGATCGAAGGAAAATGGTTCAGAATCTCGGAGGTCTCAGTCCATTTGGCAAAAAAACCAAGACCCTCAAGGAACGTTTCCGGGAGTTCTTtga TGcctaa
- the LOC129801866 gene encoding DENN domain-containing protein 2B-like isoform X3 → MSGQVGTTRVQLMCTKFENLLKEEHQSRQTIPKVAPKGGQRPLLQRSATAFTLRRVDSAEKLSGSESASKRIKRSPAFREKLQARSRISSFPVPGVSAESRLEHSDTVLRALKHPLPKGPPPKKPPRTFEASGLITRTRNSPATEHIYMEPFEHLRSHSEGTESSTASTASSREFRESPTKPELHYLCTDVTGLQEEGSFEKIYDQVGEIVTVAFDKSVSDANITLLPPEGDSTERISGTRKEPSTNLSRSCTEKRREYVRRTSTLYGTLHRRESVDSSQKFTSQIPDLFRMCLLVEFNSITNTAHIKSHFPPDSVIPRNVEQLVFPCGAKQSERRTRDGQDYSLILTNDDGERLYGYCRRILPENSEILLPMAYCLLTDTKAPGFYFKLLKEIESRHGQTKSQFTRMLQDLMELKLPPPGQVLNLKLSTPANNNSVQKNHGISQDFSCISTASFLNTDMVFLRRPSDVRLESSDLWLLHRTLGSELLLHVFGTLLLERKVVLFSESISLVASCILALAEILYPFQWQYTLITVVPHRLLEICQAPFPILVGSVCEVDEMVIDDGIVVNLDAKRMTQCCGDEMTLIPAKLRNSLLVSLEMYNALNEDKFLLSVLIAEAFLRFFIEIFEHFLPEVPFNKEKLINSHPNPSVQIFLEWFVETAMFHNFVKMRLASGHQKFYKIFEARLLEKGQGDRRKMVQNLGGLSPFGKKTKTLKERFREFFE, encoded by the exons ATGTCCGGACAAGTGGGTACAACGAGGGTTCAGTTGATGTGTACAAAGTTTGAGAATTTGCTGAAGGAGGAGCACCAGAGTCGCCAAACCATCCCCAAGGTAGCCCCGAAGGGTGGTCAAAGACCCCTACTCCAGCGTTCAGCCACCGCCTTCACCCTCAGGCGGGTGGACAGTGCAGAAAAATTGAGTGGAAGTGAAAGTGCTTCCAAGAGGATCAAAAGGAGTCCGGCTTTCCGGGAAAAACTCCAAGCTAGGAGTAGGATATCCTCATTTCCTGTGCCTGGGGTGTCTGCGGAGTCTCGCTTGGAGCACAGTGACACAGTTCTGAGAGCTCTGAAGCACCCACTGCCCAAGGGGCCACCTCCAAAGAAGCCCCCAAGGACTTTTGAAGCTTCTGGACTTATCACACGTACCAGGAACTCACCAGCGACTGAACACATCTACATGGAGCCCTTTGAACACCTAAGGAGTCACTCTGAGGGCACAGAGTCTTCAACAGCCTCCACAGCCAGTAGCAGGGAATTCCGGGAGTCTCCGACAAAGCCTGAACTACACTATCTCTGTACAGACGTCACAGGACTCCAGGAAGAGGGATCTTTTGAGAAGATCTATGACCAG GTGGGGGAAATTGTGACTGTGGCTTTTGATAAATCCGTGTCTGATGCCAATATAACTCTCCTGCCGCCGGAAGGTGATTCCACCGAGAGGATTAGTGGTACGAGAAAGGAACCAAGTACAAATCTGTCGAGATCTTGCACGGAGAAGCGACGGGAATACGTTAGGAGGACATCAACGCTCTATGGAACGCTCCATCGAAGGGAATCTGTTGATTCAAGTCAAAAATTCACCAGTCAGATTCCAGATCTCTTCAGGATGTGCCTTTTGGTAGAGTTTAATTCAATCACAAATACTGCCCACATTAAGAGTCACTTCCCGCCAGACTCAGTGATTCCTCGGAATGTTGAGCAATTGGTATTTCCCTGTGGGGCTAAGCAGAGCGAGAGGAGGACAAGGGATGGCCAGGATTATTCATTGATCCTGACAAATGATGATGGAGAGAGATTGTATGGCTACTGTCGACGGATTTTGCCGGAAAACAGTGAAATTCTCCTGCCAATGGCTTATTGTCTTCTAACGGATACTAAAGCTCCTGGTTTCTATTTTAAACTCCTTAAAGAGATTGAATCACGCCATGGACAGACAAAATCTCAATTTACGAGGATGCTGCAGGATTTGATGGAGCTGAAACTTCCTCCACCTGGGCAGGTGTTGAACCTCAAACTCTCCACGCCTGCCAATAATAATTCTGTTCAGAAAAATCATGGAATCTCACAGGATTTCTCGTGTATCTCAACAGCGAGTTTCCTCAATACAGACATGGTCTTCCTGAGGCGTCCGTCGGATGTACGTCTCGAAAGTAGTGATCTCTGGCTCCTCCATCGAACTCTGGGCTCTGAACTACTTCTCCATGTCTTCGGGACACTTTTGCTGGAAAGGAAAGTGGTGCTATTCAGTGAGAGTATTTCCCTGGTGGCTTCGTGCATTCTGGCTCTGGCAGAAATTCTCTATCCCTTCCAGTGGCAATATACCCTCATTACAGTGGTACCCCATCGACTTCTGGAGATCTGTCAGGCTCCCTTTCCCATTCTCGTGGGCAGTGTTTGCGAAGTGGATGAGATGGTGATTGATGATGGAATTGTTGTCAATCTCGATGCCAAAAGAATGACCCAGTGTTGCGGAGATGAGATGACACTCATTCCTGCCAAACTCAGAAATTCTCTGCTAGTTTCCCTGGAGATGTACAATGCCCTCAATGAGGACAAATTTCTTCTCAGTGTCTTAATTGCTGAAGCTTTTTTGAGATTCTTCATTGAGATCTTTGAACATTTTTTGCCCGAAGTGCCCTTCAACAAGGAAAAACTCATCAATTCCCACCCAAATCCATCTGTTCAGATCTTCCTGGAATGGTTCGTGGAGACAGCCATGTTtcacaattttgtcaaaatgcgTTTGGCAAGTGGTCAtcaaaaattctacaaaattttCGAGGCTCGCCTATTGGAAAAGGGTCAAGGTGATCGAAGGAAAATGGTTCAGAATCTCGGAGGTCTCAGTCCATTTGGCAAAAAAACCAAGACCCTCAAGGAACGTTTCCGGGAGTTCTTtga ataa
- the LOC129801866 gene encoding uncharacterized protein LOC129801866 isoform X1 — protein sequence MSGQVGTTRVQLMCTKFENLLKEEHQSRQTIPKVAPKGGQRPLLQRSATAFTLRRVDSAEKLSGSESASKRIKRSPAFREKLQARSRISSFPVPGVSAESRLEHSDTVLRALKHPLPKGPPPKKPPRTFEASGLITRTRNSPATEHIYMEPFEHLRSHSEGTESSTASTASSREFRESPTKPELHYLCTDVTGLQEEGSFEKIYDQVGEIVTVAFDKSVSDANITLLPPEGDSTERISGTRKEPSTNLSRSCTEKRREYVRRTSTLYGTLHRRESVDSSQKFTSQIPDLFRMCLLVEFNSITNTAHIKSHFPPDSVIPRNVEQLVFPCGAKQSERRTRDGQDYSLILTNDDGERLYGYCRRILPENSEILLPMAYCLLTDTKAPGFYFKLLKEIESRHGQTKSQFTRMLQDLMELKLPPPGQVLNLKLSTPANNNSVQKNHGISQDFSCISTASFLNTDMVFLRRPSDVRLESSDLWLLHRTLGSELLLHVFGTLLLERKVVLFSESISLVASCILALAEILYPFQWQYTLITVVPHRLLEICQAPFPILVGSVCEVDEMVIDDGIVVNLDAKRMTQCCGDEMTLIPAKLRNSLLVSLEMYNALNEDKFLLSVLIAEAFLRFFIEIFEHFLPEVPFNKEKLINSHPNPSVQIFLEWFVETAMFHNFVKMRLASGHQKFYKIFEARLLEKGQGDRRKMVQNLGGLSPFGKKTKTLKERFREFFEPFLIAIVYYIVDSKQKKNSQKRLVFKCPS from the exons ATGTCCGGACAAGTGGGTACAACGAGGGTTCAGTTGATGTGTACAAAGTTTGAGAATTTGCTGAAGGAGGAGCACCAGAGTCGCCAAACCATCCCCAAGGTAGCCCCGAAGGGTGGTCAAAGACCCCTACTCCAGCGTTCAGCCACCGCCTTCACCCTCAGGCGGGTGGACAGTGCAGAAAAATTGAGTGGAAGTGAAAGTGCTTCCAAGAGGATCAAAAGGAGTCCGGCTTTCCGGGAAAAACTCCAAGCTAGGAGTAGGATATCCTCATTTCCTGTGCCTGGGGTGTCTGCGGAGTCTCGCTTGGAGCACAGTGACACAGTTCTGAGAGCTCTGAAGCACCCACTGCCCAAGGGGCCACCTCCAAAGAAGCCCCCAAGGACTTTTGAAGCTTCTGGACTTATCACACGTACCAGGAACTCACCAGCGACTGAACACATCTACATGGAGCCCTTTGAACACCTAAGGAGTCACTCTGAGGGCACAGAGTCTTCAACAGCCTCCACAGCCAGTAGCAGGGAATTCCGGGAGTCTCCGACAAAGCCTGAACTACACTATCTCTGTACAGACGTCACAGGACTCCAGGAAGAGGGATCTTTTGAGAAGATCTATGACCAG GTGGGGGAAATTGTGACTGTGGCTTTTGATAAATCCGTGTCTGATGCCAATATAACTCTCCTGCCGCCGGAAGGTGATTCCACCGAGAGGATTAGTGGTACGAGAAAGGAACCAAGTACAAATCTGTCGAGATCTTGCACGGAGAAGCGACGGGAATACGTTAGGAGGACATCAACGCTCTATGGAACGCTCCATCGAAGGGAATCTGTTGATTCAAGTCAAAAATTCACCAGTCAGATTCCAGATCTCTTCAGGATGTGCCTTTTGGTAGAGTTTAATTCAATCACAAATACTGCCCACATTAAGAGTCACTTCCCGCCAGACTCAGTGATTCCTCGGAATGTTGAGCAATTGGTATTTCCCTGTGGGGCTAAGCAGAGCGAGAGGAGGACAAGGGATGGCCAGGATTATTCATTGATCCTGACAAATGATGATGGAGAGAGATTGTATGGCTACTGTCGACGGATTTTGCCGGAAAACAGTGAAATTCTCCTGCCAATGGCTTATTGTCTTCTAACGGATACTAAAGCTCCTGGTTTCTATTTTAAACTCCTTAAAGAGATTGAATCACGCCATGGACAGACAAAATCTCAATTTACGAGGATGCTGCAGGATTTGATGGAGCTGAAACTTCCTCCACCTGGGCAGGTGTTGAACCTCAAACTCTCCACGCCTGCCAATAATAATTCTGTTCAGAAAAATCATGGAATCTCACAGGATTTCTCGTGTATCTCAACAGCGAGTTTCCTCAATACAGACATGGTCTTCCTGAGGCGTCCGTCGGATGTACGTCTCGAAAGTAGTGATCTCTGGCTCCTCCATCGAACTCTGGGCTCTGAACTACTTCTCCATGTCTTCGGGACACTTTTGCTGGAAAGGAAAGTGGTGCTATTCAGTGAGAGTATTTCCCTGGTGGCTTCGTGCATTCTGGCTCTGGCAGAAATTCTCTATCCCTTCCAGTGGCAATATACCCTCATTACAGTGGTACCCCATCGACTTCTGGAGATCTGTCAGGCTCCCTTTCCCATTCTCGTGGGCAGTGTTTGCGAAGTGGATGAGATGGTGATTGATGATGGAATTGTTGTCAATCTCGATGCCAAAAGAATGACCCAGTGTTGCGGAGATGAGATGACACTCATTCCTGCCAAACTCAGAAATTCTCTGCTAGTTTCCCTGGAGATGTACAATGCCCTCAATGAGGACAAATTTCTTCTCAGTGTCTTAATTGCTGAAGCTTTTTTGAGATTCTTCATTGAGATCTTTGAACATTTTTTGCCCGAAGTGCCCTTCAACAAGGAAAAACTCATCAATTCCCACCCAAATCCATCTGTTCAGATCTTCCTGGAATGGTTCGTGGAGACAGCCATGTTtcacaattttgtcaaaatgcgTTTGGCAAGTGGTCAtcaaaaattctacaaaattttCGAGGCTCGCCTATTGGAAAAGGGTCAAGGTGATCGAAGGAAAATGGTTCAGAATCTCGGAGGTCTCAGTCCATTTGGCAAAAAAACCAAGACCCTCAAGGAACGTTTCCGGGAGTTCTTtga gcCTTTTTTAATTGCGATAGTTTATTATATAGTAgactcaaaacaaaaaaaaaactcacagaAAAGATTAGTTTTTAAGTGCCCCTCTTAA
- the LOC129801869 gene encoding transcription factor Adf-1-like — MDAELNDRLINYVKIHPMLWDKACRAYRSKKLNGRVWAEIAEHLGTTVKQVKKRYRSLRDTFRRYLREVKNAENAGRVPEKIYWAHYEQMSFLANHIGVRNSGEDDDYVEMEPKEEEKAQEDVFTMSPFESSSPEPEGISAVPVVKEEVTPAKRQRLDFEEDSNDIFAKDLEILIEDETESFMAFLATKVKRAKLTKDQIDQFQIDTLKFVSDKLGEFTKE, encoded by the coding sequence atggatGCGGAATTGAACGATCGATTGATAAATTACGTGAAAATCCATCCAATGCTCTGGGACAAGGCTTGCAGGGCATATCGCAGTAAGAAGCTAAATGGTAGAGTATGGGCTGAGATTGCCGAACATCTCGGAACAACGGTAAAACAAGTTAAGAAGAGATATAGATCACTCAGGGATACCTTCCGTCGGTACTTAAGGGAAGTGAAGAATGCAGAGAATGCTGGACGGGTACCTGAAAAAATTTACTGGGCACATTATGAGCAGATGTCCTTCCTGGCCAATCACATTGGTGTGAGGAATTCAGGTGAAGATGATGACTACGTAGAGATGGAGCCCAAGGAAGAAGAAAAAGCACAGGAAGATGTTTTCACAATGTCACCCTTTGAGTCATCAAGTCCAGAACCTGAAGGAATTTCCGCAGTGCCCGTGGTTAAAGAGGAAGTCACACCTGCAAAGAGACAGCGGTTGGACTTTGAGGAAGATTCCAATGATATTTTTGCCAAAGATCTGGAAATATTAATTGAAGATGAGACGGAGTCCTTCATGGCATTCTTAGCCACCAAAGTCAAGAGGGCCAAGTTGACCAAGGATCAGATAGATCAATTCCAAATAGATACTCTGAAATTTGTATCTGATAAATTGGGAGAATTCACTAAAGAGTAA